TTATGGAATTGCTCGGCTCTATTTTCTGCATCTTTTTTCAAAAATGCTAGATCAAAGGATAATGTTTCAGAACCTAAGAAATTAACAATCTTTAATTCTTTTGCAATTTTTTGATTCAAGCCAATAGATGAAAAGAGTCGTCCATACCCTCGTAGTTCATGAATACCAATCGTCGAGATGACCTTTTCAATTCCTTTATTTAAGGAGTTGTATAGATTTACTGTCGGTTTTGTCGTTTCTTCATCAGCAACGGTGGCGAATAGTAAATAAGGATTTATTAAATTTGCACCAAGTCCATATGCGACCATCGTGTCATGAAGGGAACGAATCGCACCTGAACGAAGTAAAATCGAACAATTTCTTCTAAGGTCTGCTTGAACTAAAGACTGATCGATAACAGACGTAATCAGATGTGGGTCAATCCATAATTGTCCATTTTGATGAGCGTGTTGATCATCGATAATCACAAGTGCAGCGCCGTTTTGAACGGCCTCTATTGTTGCTTTTGATAGACGATTCAGTGCATCATGTAAATCTTCATCACTAGTAAAGGTCGCATTTAAAATAAACACTTGACCTTTCGATGAAAAATGATCAATTAATTGTTCATAAGTTGGTTGCTTCGTCTCAGAAAATGCTTCTTCTCCAACCTTTCCCTCCAAAATAATCGGTGAAGAAAGCTCAATTACATAATCACTCTCATTCGTTAAAAAGAGAGAGGGGGCGCTTTCCGACTATGGTTCTTGTGGAAAAATGTTCCATTTCTCTATCGCGGTCAATAGCTGGATTTGTTACGACCGCAACGCTTTCTTTAATAAAGTCTGCAATATTCCTTCTGTTTGTTGCAATAGCAGCTAATGGGGAATCATGACCGAGAGATCGAATGGGTTCTGCTCCGCGCTCAGCCATTTGTTCAACTAGTTGAATATCCTCTCGATCCCAACCAAAGGCGTCATATTGACCGTTTGTGACTTTGGTTATGGATGTTGCGGTTTTTTGTTTGTTTAATGTAGGTTTTTTCAATCGTGAATGATATCCTTCTACATTTAATCTACTTGAAAAACGTTGGTACACTTCTTCTTGATATTCTTTATAAGAATAGAGCTTAATTTTGTTTCCTTGCCATTTGAGTCCTAACTTTTCTCCGGGAGCTAAAGGTTTAGGTTCTTCACAATGTTCACTAGCTGGAATGATGCCTGGCTCTGAAGAAAACGCATAGCAAGTTTCTGTTTCTATTTTCCATAAGGGGCGTAAGCCAAGAGCATCGACGCAAAATACTGCCTCATCATCATATCTAGAAATAATACCTGCAGGTCCTTGAGCAAAATGCCCCCATCCCTCACGAATATAAGTATAGAGATCTTGTAAATGTGTAGGATAAGACTTGATTTCGTTTACAATCGGAGGAAATAAGACGTCTACTGCTTCAAATAGACTGTATCCATCACGAGAAACTAACGTTTCAATTGTTCGGTTTAAATCTTGTGAATCACTGCCTCCATTACTTAGTGGAACATCAATCATTTTGGCTTCATCTCTTAGCTTGGCAATTGTGTTAATCTCCCCATTATGACCTAATAAGCTAAAAGGTTGCACGCGAAAAAAGTTCGTTAAAGTATTGGTTGAAAATCGGTTATGTCCTAGTGTCATGGTTGAGGCAATTAATGGATTAGATAAATCATGGTAATAATCTGCCAGTACATCTCCGTCTCCCATTACTTTGTAAACAGCAGAAGTTTGACTAATGGATGAAACATGAAAGTGATCATGTTTTTCTATTTCTATATTTATTTCCAGGAGAGTTTTTGATAGATTATCAATTTGAGTTTTTGGAATTGCAGCAATTTGCCAAAAGAGAGGTTCTTCTTGGGAAGCAATCGGCCCTAATACATGTGAAGAAGTCATTTGATCCGATTGGTAAATTATATTTAATCCTTTTGAGGATAATATAGTTTGAATCACTTTTTTTGATTCTTCTACATCTGCTTCATTAGAGATGAAAAAATGACCAACAATGAAATCTTCACGGTCAACAATTGTAGGATCAATTTGCTCGCTTGTTAATTTTTTCTTCCATAGTTTTCTTGGGATATCGATGTGAATACCGATTCCATCTCCTTCACCATTGACAAACCCCGCACGATGATTCATCGTGATAAGCGCTTTTATACAGCGATCAATATTATCTTTTGTAGGAATTTTATATTTTTCTATGACTGAGACAATCCCACATGCATCATGCTCAGTTTGATGATAATCTTTGAAATTGCTTGGATCCCAATTCTTCATTTGGTGGCTAACGTGGGAAACCCCACTGAGCCTTCACCTCCTAGTATGTTTTCAATTAACGTATGAAAGGAATATGAGATTAAAATATTAAAATTTTCAGAATTATACTTTTATATAGTATCATTTATACGTATATGTTTCAATTAAATATACAGTTGTTTGTCGACTATATACACAGTAACTAGACAAATAGGTTGATAGATAATCTTCCAATATCAATGAAGTAACCGCTTACATAAAAAGGGTAAAAAAAATAAAAAATATTTTTGAATACCATTAAAATGAAAGGAGTTTTATGCTTTTTCGTTACTTAAATTAAAGTCTAAAGTAAGTGCTCAACTGTAAACATCTGAAACCAACTGAATGAATAAAGAGGTGCCTTTTTCACTTGTAACAGGTGGAGAATAGACAGCGAGGAATTTCTCTTGTCTAAATTTAATTATGCTAAATGATCATTCTGAATGGTGAAGAGCCAGTTTTATGAGGAGAAACGAAAGGCATATTCAAGTGAGTTTCCTACATGAATACGCCTTGAGATAAAAATTAGTTAAGTGAAAGTTTTTTAAAAGCTATACTTACAGCATTCAGCGTTTCTTCAATATCTTCTTCCGTATGAGCAATCGTTAAAAACCAAGCTTCATATTTTGATGGGGCGAGATTGATACCTTGCTCTAACATATATCGGAAAAACCTGCTAAACATTTCACCATCTGTATTTTCAGCCTGCTTGTAATTCACTACTTTGTCTGAGGTGAAGTAAACGGTTAAAGCTCCTTTTAAGCGGTTTGTTGAAATCGGGATATGGTGCTCTTGAGATAATTGAACAATACCTCTTTCTAAAATTTCACCTAGGCGATCAAGGTTTTCATAAACTCCTTCTTCTTTAAGGATTTCGAGACAAGCAATTCCGGAGAGAATAGATGCAGGGTTACCCGCCATTGTTCCAGCTTGATAAGCAGGTCCTAAAGGGGCGACTTGCTCCATAATTTCTTGTTTACCTCCATAGGCACCTATCGGTAAGCCACCACCAATAATTTTTCCTAATGCAGTTAAATCTGGTTCTACTCCTAAATAATTTTGCGCACCGCCATACATGAAACGAAAGGCCGTAATTACTTCATCATAAATCACTAAAGCCCCTTTGTTATGGGAAAGTTCATTGACTTTTTCTAAAAACCCTTCAAATGGTTCTACGATACCGAAATTCCCTACAATTGGTTCCACTAGAACAGCTGCAATTTGATCTCCCCATTTGTTTAAAGCTTCTTCAAAAGAATGAATATCGTTAAATGGTACCGTAATGACATCTTGAGCAATACTCTTAGGAACTCCTGCTGAATCTGGCGTACCTAAAGTTGACGGGCCGGAACCAGCAGCAACTAATACAAGATCGGAGTGGCCATGATAACAACCTGCAAATTTAATTATTTTATTTCGACCAGTATAGGCTCTAGCTACTCGAATCGTTGTCATAACAGCTTCTGTACCAGAGTTGACAAAACGGACTTTTTCAAGAGAAGGAATGGCTTCTTTTAACATCTTAGCAAAGGAAATTTCATGCCTTGTCGGTGTACCATATAAAACCCCATTTTCTGCTGCTTTCGTGATCGCTTCTGTTATATGAGAATGAGCGTGCCCTGTAATAATAGGGCCGTATGCTGCCAAATAATCAATATATTTGTTTCCATCCACATCCCAA
This portion of the Bacillus carboniphilus genome encodes:
- a CDS encoding glutamate-1-semialdehyde 2,1-aminomutase; this encodes METKISEQLHKEASEHILGGVNSPSRSYKAVGGGAPIVMDRAKGAYFWDVDGNKYIDYLAAYGPIITGHAHSHITEAITKAAENGVLYGTPTRHEISFAKMLKEAIPSLEKVRFVNSGTEAVMTTIRVARAYTGRNKIIKFAGCYHGHSDLVLVAAGSGPSTLGTPDSAGVPKSIAQDVITVPFNDIHSFEEALNKWGDQIAAVLVEPIVGNFGIVEPFEGFLEKVNELSHNKGALVIYDEVITAFRFMYGGAQNYLGVEPDLTALGKIIGGGLPIGAYGGKQEIMEQVAPLGPAYQAGTMAGNPASILSGIACLEILKEEGVYENLDRLGEILERGIVQLSQEHHIPISTNRLKGALTVYFTSDKVVNYKQAENTDGEMFSRFFRYMLEQGINLAPSKYEAWFLTIAHTEEDIEETLNAVSIAFKKLSLN